In Mustela lutreola isolate mMusLut2 chromosome 1, mMusLut2.pri, whole genome shotgun sequence, one genomic interval encodes:
- the SF1 gene encoding splicing factor 1 isoform X2 yields the protein MATGANATPLGKLGPPGLPPLSGPKGGFEPGPPPAPGPGAGLLVPGPPPPPPVGSVGALTAAFPFAALPPPPPPPPPPPQQPPPPPPSPGSSYPPSQPPPPPPLYQRVSPPQPPPPQPPRQDQQPGPAGGGGDFPSKKRKRSRWNQDTMEQKTVIPGMPTVIPPGLTREQERAYIVQLQIEDLTRKLRTGDLGIPPNPEDRSPSPEPIYNSEGKRLNTREFRTRKKLEEERHNLITEMVALNPDFKPPADYKPPATRVSDKVMIPQDEYPEINFVGLLIGPRGNTLKNIEKECNAKIMIRGKGSVKEGKVGRKDGQMLPGEDEPLHALVTANTMENVKKAVEQIRNILKQGIETPEDQNDLRKMQLRELARLNGTLREDDNRILRPWQSSETRSITNTTVCTKCGGAGHIASDCKFQRPGDPQSAQDKARMDKEYLSLMAELGEAPVPASVGSSSGPATTPLASAPRPAAPANNPPPPSLMSTTQSRPPWMNSGPSESRPYHGMHGGGPGGPGGGPHSFPHPLPSLTGGHGGHPMQHNPNGPPPPWMQPPPPPMNQGPHPPGHHGPPPMDQYLGSTPVGSGVYRLHQGKGMMPPPPMGMMPPPPPPPSGQPPPPPSGPLPPWQQQQQQPPPPPPPSSSMASSTPLPWQQNTTTTTTSAGTGSIPPWQQQQAAAAASPGAPQMQGNPTMVPLPPGVQPPLPPGAPPPPPPPPPGSAGMMIPPRSGDGPSHESEDFPRPLVTLPGRQPQQRPWWTGWFGKAA from the exons ATGGCGACCGGAGCGAACGCCACGCCGCTGGGTAAGCTGGGCCCCCCCGGCCTCCCCCCCCTTTCCGGGCCCAAAGGGGGCTTCGAGCCGGGGCCACCGCCTGCTCCCGGGCCTGGGGCGGGGCTGCTGGTGCCCGGGCCGCCTCCACCCCCGCCCGTGGGCTCGGTGGGGGCCTTGACCGCGGCCTTCCCCTTCGCggcgctgccgccgccgccaccgccgccgcccccgcctccccagcagccgccgccgccgccgccctcccCGGGCTCCTCGTACCCGCCGTCGCAGCCTCCCCCTCCGCCGCCGCTCTACCAGCGCGTgtcgccgccgcagccgccgccacCCCAGCCGCCCCGTCAGGACCAGCAGCCGGGCCCGGCCGGCGGCGGAGGAG ACTTCCCAAGTAAGAAGCGAAAGAGGAGCCGCTGGAACCAAGATACCATGGAACAGAAGACAGTGATTCCAGGAATGCCGACAGTCATCCCCCCTGGACTTACTCGGGAACAAGAAAGAGCTTATATAG TGCAACTGCAGATAGAAGACCTGACTCGTAAACTGCGCACAGGAGACCTGGGCATCCCCCCTAACCCTGAGGACAG GTCCCCTTCCCCTGAGCCCATCTACAATAGTGAGGGGAAGCGGCTTAACACCCGCGAGTTCCGCACCCGCAAAAAGCTTGAAGAGGAGCGACACAACCTCATCACGGAGATGGTTGCCCTCAACCCTGATTTCAAGCCACCTgcagattacaa ACCTCCAGCAACACGGGTGAGCGATAAAGTAATGATTCCACAAGATGAATATCCAGAAATCAACTTTGTGGGGCTGCTGATTGGGCCCAG AGGGAACACCTTGAAAAACATAGAGAAGGAGTGTAATGCCAAGATTATGATCCGAGGGAAAGGGTCTGTCAAAGAAGGGAAAGTTGGCCGAAAGGATGGCCAGATGCTGCCTGGAGAAGACGAGCCACTTCATGCCCTAGTTACTGCCAACACCATGGAGAATGTGAAGAAAGCTGTGGAGCAG ATAAGAAACATCCTGAAGCAGGGTATTGAGACCCCTGAGGACCAGAATGATCTACGGAAGATGCAGCTTCGGGAGTTGGCTCGCTTGAATGGGACCCTTCGGGAAGATGATAATAG AATCTTAAGACCCTGGCAGAGCTCAGAGACACGCAGCATTACCAACACCACAGTGTGTACCAAGTGTGGAGGGGCTGGACACATTGCTTCGGATTGCAAATTCCAAAG GCCTGGTGACCCCCAGTCAGCTCAGGATAAAGCACGGATGGATAAAGAATATTTGTCCCTCATGGCCGAACTGGGCGAAGCGCCCGTGCCAGCATCCGTGGGTTCCTCCTCTGGGCCCGCCACCACGCCCCTGGCCAGTGCACCTCGGCCTGCTGCTCCTGCCAACAACCCACCGCCTCCG TCTCTCATGTCCACCACCCAGAGCCGCCCACCCTGGATGAATTCCGGTCCTTCAGAAAGTCGGCCCTACCATGGCATGCACGGAGGTGGTCCTGGTGGGCCTGGAGGTGGCCCCCACAGCTTCCCACACCCGTTACCCAGCCTGACAGGTGGGCACGGTGGACATCCCATGCAGCACAACCCTAACGGACCCCCACCCCCTTGGATGCAGCCGCCTCCACCACCGATGAACCAGGGCCCCCACCCACCTGGGCATCATGGCCCTCCTCCAATGG ATCAGTACCTGGGAAGTACGCCTGTGGGCTCTGGGGTCTATCGCCTGCATCAAGGAAAAG GTATGATGCCGCCGCCGCCTATGGGCATgatgccgccgccgccgccgcctcccagtgggcagcccccgccccctccctctggtcctcttcccccatggcagcagcagcagcagcagcctccgcCACCCCCTCCGCCCAGCAGCAGTATGGCTTCCAGTACCCCCTTGCCATGGCAGCAAA ATACGACGACTACCACCACGAGCGCTGGCACAGGGTCCATCCCGCCATGGCAACAGCAGCAGGCGGCTGCCGCAGCTTCTCCAGGAGCCCCTCAGATGCAAGGCAACCCCACTATGGTGCCCCTGCCCCCCGGGGTCCAGCCGCCTCTGCCGCCCggggcccctccccctccgccgcCTCCGCCGCCTGGTTCCGCCGGCATGAT GATCCCTCCCCGCAGCGGCGATGGCCCGAGCCATGAGAGTGAGGACTTTCCGCGCCCATTGGTGACCCTTCCAGGCAGACAGCCTCAGCAGCGCCCCTGGTGGACAGGATGGTTCGGCAAAGCAGCCTGA
- the SF1 gene encoding splicing factor 1 isoform X11 produces the protein MATGANATPLDFPSKKRKRSRWNQDTMEQKTVIPGMPTVIPPGLTREQERAYIVQLQIEDLTRKLRTGDLGIPPNPEDRSPSPEPIYNSEGKRLNTREFRTRKKLEEERHNLITEMVALNPDFKPPADYKPPATRVSDKVMIPQDEYPEINFVGLLIGPRGNTLKNIEKECNAKIMIRGKGSVKEGKVGRKDGQMLPGEDEPLHALVTANTMENVKKAVEQIRNILKQGIETPEDQNDLRKMQLRELARLNGTLREDDNRILRPWQSSETRSITNTTVCTKCGGAGHIASDCKFQRPGDPQSAQDKARMDKEYLSLMAELGEAPVPASVGSSSGPATTPLASAPRPAAPANNPPPPSLMSTTQSRPPWMNSGPSESRPYHGMHGGGPGGPGGGPHSFPHPLPSLTGGHGGHPMQHNPNGPPPPWMQPPPPPMNQGPHPPGHHGPPPMVPGKYACGLWGLSPASRKRYDAAAAYGHDAAAAAASQWAAPAPSLWSSSPMAAAAAAASATPSAQQQYGFQYPLAMAAKIPPRSGDGPSHESEDFPRPLVTLPGRQPQQRPWWTGWFGKAA, from the exons ATGGCGACCGGAGCGAACGCCACGCCGCTGG ACTTCCCAAGTAAGAAGCGAAAGAGGAGCCGCTGGAACCAAGATACCATGGAACAGAAGACAGTGATTCCAGGAATGCCGACAGTCATCCCCCCTGGACTTACTCGGGAACAAGAAAGAGCTTATATAG TGCAACTGCAGATAGAAGACCTGACTCGTAAACTGCGCACAGGAGACCTGGGCATCCCCCCTAACCCTGAGGACAG GTCCCCTTCCCCTGAGCCCATCTACAATAGTGAGGGGAAGCGGCTTAACACCCGCGAGTTCCGCACCCGCAAAAAGCTTGAAGAGGAGCGACACAACCTCATCACGGAGATGGTTGCCCTCAACCCTGATTTCAAGCCACCTgcagattacaa ACCTCCAGCAACACGGGTGAGCGATAAAGTAATGATTCCACAAGATGAATATCCAGAAATCAACTTTGTGGGGCTGCTGATTGGGCCCAG AGGGAACACCTTGAAAAACATAGAGAAGGAGTGTAATGCCAAGATTATGATCCGAGGGAAAGGGTCTGTCAAAGAAGGGAAAGTTGGCCGAAAGGATGGCCAGATGCTGCCTGGAGAAGACGAGCCACTTCATGCCCTAGTTACTGCCAACACCATGGAGAATGTGAAGAAAGCTGTGGAGCAG ATAAGAAACATCCTGAAGCAGGGTATTGAGACCCCTGAGGACCAGAATGATCTACGGAAGATGCAGCTTCGGGAGTTGGCTCGCTTGAATGGGACCCTTCGGGAAGATGATAATAG AATCTTAAGACCCTGGCAGAGCTCAGAGACACGCAGCATTACCAACACCACAGTGTGTACCAAGTGTGGAGGGGCTGGACACATTGCTTCGGATTGCAAATTCCAAAG GCCTGGTGACCCCCAGTCAGCTCAGGATAAAGCACGGATGGATAAAGAATATTTGTCCCTCATGGCCGAACTGGGCGAAGCGCCCGTGCCAGCATCCGTGGGTTCCTCCTCTGGGCCCGCCACCACGCCCCTGGCCAGTGCACCTCGGCCTGCTGCTCCTGCCAACAACCCACCGCCTCCG TCTCTCATGTCCACCACCCAGAGCCGCCCACCCTGGATGAATTCCGGTCCTTCAGAAAGTCGGCCCTACCATGGCATGCACGGAGGTGGTCCTGGTGGGCCTGGAGGTGGCCCCCACAGCTTCCCACACCCGTTACCCAGCCTGACAGGTGGGCACGGTGGACATCCCATGCAGCACAACCCTAACGGACCCCCACCCCCTTGGATGCAGCCGCCTCCACCACCGATGAACCAGGGCCCCCACCCACCTGGGCATCATGGCCCTCCTCCAATGG TACCTGGGAAGTACGCCTGTGGGCTCTGGGGTCTATCGCCTGCATCAAGGAAAAG GTATGATGCCGCCGCCGCCTATGGGCATgatgccgccgccgccgccgcctcccagtgggcagcccccgccccctccctctggtcctcttcccccatggcagcagcagcagcagcagcctccgcCACCCCCTCCGCCCAGCAGCAGTATGGCTTCCAGTACCCCCTTGCCATGGCAGCAAA GATCCCTCCCCGCAGCGGCGATGGCCCGAGCCATGAGAGTGAGGACTTTCCGCGCCCATTGGTGACCCTTCCAGGCAGACAGCCTCAGCAGCGCCCCTGGTGGACAGGATGGTTCGGCAAAGCAGCCTGA
- the SF1 gene encoding splicing factor 1 isoform X10 encodes MATGANATPLDFPSKKRKRSRWNQDTMEQKTVIPGMPTVIPPGLTREQERAYIVQLQIEDLTRKLRTGDLGIPPNPEDRSPSPEPIYNSEGKRLNTREFRTRKKLEEERHNLITEMVALNPDFKPPADYKPPATRVSDKVMIPQDEYPEINFVGLLIGPRGNTLKNIEKECNAKIMIRGKGSVKEGKVGRKDGQMLPGEDEPLHALVTANTMENVKKAVEQIRNILKQGIETPEDQNDLRKMQLRELARLNGTLREDDNRILRPWQSSETRSITNTTVCTKCGGAGHIASDCKFQRPGDPQSAQDKARMDKEYLSLMAELGEAPVPASVGSSSGPATTPLASAPRPAAPANNPPPPSLMSTTQSRPPWMNSGPSESRPYHGMHGGGPGGPGGGPHSFPHPLPSLTGGHGGHPMQHNPNGPPPPWMQPPPPPMNQGPHPPGHHGPPPMGKSVPGKYACGLWGLSPASRKRYDAAAAYGHDAAAAAASQWAAPAPSLWSSSPMAAAAAAASATPSAQQQYGFQYPLAMAAKIPPRSGDGPSHESEDFPRPLVTLPGRQPQQRPWWTGWFGKAA; translated from the exons ATGGCGACCGGAGCGAACGCCACGCCGCTGG ACTTCCCAAGTAAGAAGCGAAAGAGGAGCCGCTGGAACCAAGATACCATGGAACAGAAGACAGTGATTCCAGGAATGCCGACAGTCATCCCCCCTGGACTTACTCGGGAACAAGAAAGAGCTTATATAG TGCAACTGCAGATAGAAGACCTGACTCGTAAACTGCGCACAGGAGACCTGGGCATCCCCCCTAACCCTGAGGACAG GTCCCCTTCCCCTGAGCCCATCTACAATAGTGAGGGGAAGCGGCTTAACACCCGCGAGTTCCGCACCCGCAAAAAGCTTGAAGAGGAGCGACACAACCTCATCACGGAGATGGTTGCCCTCAACCCTGATTTCAAGCCACCTgcagattacaa ACCTCCAGCAACACGGGTGAGCGATAAAGTAATGATTCCACAAGATGAATATCCAGAAATCAACTTTGTGGGGCTGCTGATTGGGCCCAG AGGGAACACCTTGAAAAACATAGAGAAGGAGTGTAATGCCAAGATTATGATCCGAGGGAAAGGGTCTGTCAAAGAAGGGAAAGTTGGCCGAAAGGATGGCCAGATGCTGCCTGGAGAAGACGAGCCACTTCATGCCCTAGTTACTGCCAACACCATGGAGAATGTGAAGAAAGCTGTGGAGCAG ATAAGAAACATCCTGAAGCAGGGTATTGAGACCCCTGAGGACCAGAATGATCTACGGAAGATGCAGCTTCGGGAGTTGGCTCGCTTGAATGGGACCCTTCGGGAAGATGATAATAG AATCTTAAGACCCTGGCAGAGCTCAGAGACACGCAGCATTACCAACACCACAGTGTGTACCAAGTGTGGAGGGGCTGGACACATTGCTTCGGATTGCAAATTCCAAAG GCCTGGTGACCCCCAGTCAGCTCAGGATAAAGCACGGATGGATAAAGAATATTTGTCCCTCATGGCCGAACTGGGCGAAGCGCCCGTGCCAGCATCCGTGGGTTCCTCCTCTGGGCCCGCCACCACGCCCCTGGCCAGTGCACCTCGGCCTGCTGCTCCTGCCAACAACCCACCGCCTCCG TCTCTCATGTCCACCACCCAGAGCCGCCCACCCTGGATGAATTCCGGTCCTTCAGAAAGTCGGCCCTACCATGGCATGCACGGAGGTGGTCCTGGTGGGCCTGGAGGTGGCCCCCACAGCTTCCCACACCCGTTACCCAGCCTGACAGGTGGGCACGGTGGACATCCCATGCAGCACAACCCTAACGGACCCCCACCCCCTTGGATGCAGCCGCCTCCACCACCGATGAACCAGGGCCCCCACCCACCTGGGCATCATGGCCCTCCTCCAATGGGTAA ATCAGTACCTGGGAAGTACGCCTGTGGGCTCTGGGGTCTATCGCCTGCATCAAGGAAAAG GTATGATGCCGCCGCCGCCTATGGGCATgatgccgccgccgccgccgcctcccagtgggcagcccccgccccctccctctggtcctcttcccccatggcagcagcagcagcagcagcctccgcCACCCCCTCCGCCCAGCAGCAGTATGGCTTCCAGTACCCCCTTGCCATGGCAGCAAA GATCCCTCCCCGCAGCGGCGATGGCCCGAGCCATGAGAGTGAGGACTTTCCGCGCCCATTGGTGACCCTTCCAGGCAGACAGCCTCAGCAGCGCCCCTGGTGGACAGGATGGTTCGGCAAAGCAGCCTGA
- the SF1 gene encoding splicing factor 1 isoform X5 has product MATGANATPLDFPSKKRKRSRWNQDTMEQKTVIPGMPTVIPPGLTREQERAYIVQLQIEDLTRKLRTGDLGIPPNPEDRSPSPEPIYNSEGKRLNTREFRTRKKLEEERHNLITEMVALNPDFKPPADYKPPATRVSDKVMIPQDEYPEINFVGLLIGPRGNTLKNIEKECNAKIMIRGKGSVKEGKVGRKDGQMLPGEDEPLHALVTANTMENVKKAVEQIRNILKQGIETPEDQNDLRKMQLRELARLNGTLREDDNRILRPWQSSETRSITNTTVCTKCGGAGHIASDCKFQRPGDPQSAQDKARMDKEYLSLMAELGEAPVPASVGSSSGPATTPLASAPRPAAPANNPPPPSLMSTTQSRPPWMNSGPSESRPYHGMHGGGPGGPGGGPHSFPHPLPSLTGGHGGHPMQHNPNGPPPPWMQPPPPPMNQGPHPPGHHGPPPMDQYLGSTPVGSGVYRLHQGKGMMPPPPMGMMPPPPPPPSGQPPPPPSGPLPPWQQQQQQPPPPPPPSSSMASSTPLPWQQNTTTTTTSAGTGSIPPWQQQQAAAAASPGAPQMQGNPTMVPLPPGVQPPLPPGAPPPPPPPPPGSAGMMIPPRSGDGPSHESEDFPRPLVTLPGRQPQQRPWWTGWFGKAA; this is encoded by the exons ATGGCGACCGGAGCGAACGCCACGCCGCTGG ACTTCCCAAGTAAGAAGCGAAAGAGGAGCCGCTGGAACCAAGATACCATGGAACAGAAGACAGTGATTCCAGGAATGCCGACAGTCATCCCCCCTGGACTTACTCGGGAACAAGAAAGAGCTTATATAG TGCAACTGCAGATAGAAGACCTGACTCGTAAACTGCGCACAGGAGACCTGGGCATCCCCCCTAACCCTGAGGACAG GTCCCCTTCCCCTGAGCCCATCTACAATAGTGAGGGGAAGCGGCTTAACACCCGCGAGTTCCGCACCCGCAAAAAGCTTGAAGAGGAGCGACACAACCTCATCACGGAGATGGTTGCCCTCAACCCTGATTTCAAGCCACCTgcagattacaa ACCTCCAGCAACACGGGTGAGCGATAAAGTAATGATTCCACAAGATGAATATCCAGAAATCAACTTTGTGGGGCTGCTGATTGGGCCCAG AGGGAACACCTTGAAAAACATAGAGAAGGAGTGTAATGCCAAGATTATGATCCGAGGGAAAGGGTCTGTCAAAGAAGGGAAAGTTGGCCGAAAGGATGGCCAGATGCTGCCTGGAGAAGACGAGCCACTTCATGCCCTAGTTACTGCCAACACCATGGAGAATGTGAAGAAAGCTGTGGAGCAG ATAAGAAACATCCTGAAGCAGGGTATTGAGACCCCTGAGGACCAGAATGATCTACGGAAGATGCAGCTTCGGGAGTTGGCTCGCTTGAATGGGACCCTTCGGGAAGATGATAATAG AATCTTAAGACCCTGGCAGAGCTCAGAGACACGCAGCATTACCAACACCACAGTGTGTACCAAGTGTGGAGGGGCTGGACACATTGCTTCGGATTGCAAATTCCAAAG GCCTGGTGACCCCCAGTCAGCTCAGGATAAAGCACGGATGGATAAAGAATATTTGTCCCTCATGGCCGAACTGGGCGAAGCGCCCGTGCCAGCATCCGTGGGTTCCTCCTCTGGGCCCGCCACCACGCCCCTGGCCAGTGCACCTCGGCCTGCTGCTCCTGCCAACAACCCACCGCCTCCG TCTCTCATGTCCACCACCCAGAGCCGCCCACCCTGGATGAATTCCGGTCCTTCAGAAAGTCGGCCCTACCATGGCATGCACGGAGGTGGTCCTGGTGGGCCTGGAGGTGGCCCCCACAGCTTCCCACACCCGTTACCCAGCCTGACAGGTGGGCACGGTGGACATCCCATGCAGCACAACCCTAACGGACCCCCACCCCCTTGGATGCAGCCGCCTCCACCACCGATGAACCAGGGCCCCCACCCACCTGGGCATCATGGCCCTCCTCCAATGG ATCAGTACCTGGGAAGTACGCCTGTGGGCTCTGGGGTCTATCGCCTGCATCAAGGAAAAG GTATGATGCCGCCGCCGCCTATGGGCATgatgccgccgccgccgccgcctcccagtgggcagcccccgccccctccctctggtcctcttcccccatggcagcagcagcagcagcagcctccgcCACCCCCTCCGCCCAGCAGCAGTATGGCTTCCAGTACCCCCTTGCCATGGCAGCAAA ATACGACGACTACCACCACGAGCGCTGGCACAGGGTCCATCCCGCCATGGCAACAGCAGCAGGCGGCTGCCGCAGCTTCTCCAGGAGCCCCTCAGATGCAAGGCAACCCCACTATGGTGCCCCTGCCCCCCGGGGTCCAGCCGCCTCTGCCGCCCggggcccctccccctccgccgcCTCCGCCGCCTGGTTCCGCCGGCATGAT GATCCCTCCCCGCAGCGGCGATGGCCCGAGCCATGAGAGTGAGGACTTTCCGCGCCCATTGGTGACCCTTCCAGGCAGACAGCCTCAGCAGCGCCCCTGGTGGACAGGATGGTTCGGCAAAGCAGCCTGA
- the SF1 gene encoding splicing factor 1 isoform X12, with protein MATGANATPLDFPSKKRKRSRWNQDTMEQKTVIPGMPTVIPPGLTREQERAYIVQLQIEDLTRKLRTGDLGIPPNPEDRSPSPEPIYNSEGKRLNTREFRTRKKLEEERHNLITEMVALNPDFKPPADYKPPATRVSDKVMIPQDEYPEINFVGLLIGPRGNTLKNIEKECNAKIMIRGKGSVKEGKVGRKDGQMLPGEDEPLHALVTANTMENVKKAVEQIRNILKQGIETPEDQNDLRKMQLRELARLNGTLREDDNRILRPWQSSETRSITNTTVCTKCGGAGHIASDCKFQRPGDPQSAQDKARMDKEYLSLMAELGEAPVPASVGSSSGPATTPLASAPRPAAPANNPPPPSLMSTTQSRPPWMNSGPSESRPYHGMHGGGPGGPGGGPHSFPHPLPSLTGGHGGHPMQHNPNGPPPPWMQPPPPPMNQGPHPPGHHGPPPMDQYLGSTPVGSGVYRLHQGKGMMPPPPMGMMPPPPPPPSGQPPPPPSGPLPPWQQQQQQPPPPPPPSSSMASSTPLPWQQRSLPAAAMARAMRVRTFRAHW; from the exons ATGGCGACCGGAGCGAACGCCACGCCGCTGG ACTTCCCAAGTAAGAAGCGAAAGAGGAGCCGCTGGAACCAAGATACCATGGAACAGAAGACAGTGATTCCAGGAATGCCGACAGTCATCCCCCCTGGACTTACTCGGGAACAAGAAAGAGCTTATATAG TGCAACTGCAGATAGAAGACCTGACTCGTAAACTGCGCACAGGAGACCTGGGCATCCCCCCTAACCCTGAGGACAG GTCCCCTTCCCCTGAGCCCATCTACAATAGTGAGGGGAAGCGGCTTAACACCCGCGAGTTCCGCACCCGCAAAAAGCTTGAAGAGGAGCGACACAACCTCATCACGGAGATGGTTGCCCTCAACCCTGATTTCAAGCCACCTgcagattacaa ACCTCCAGCAACACGGGTGAGCGATAAAGTAATGATTCCACAAGATGAATATCCAGAAATCAACTTTGTGGGGCTGCTGATTGGGCCCAG AGGGAACACCTTGAAAAACATAGAGAAGGAGTGTAATGCCAAGATTATGATCCGAGGGAAAGGGTCTGTCAAAGAAGGGAAAGTTGGCCGAAAGGATGGCCAGATGCTGCCTGGAGAAGACGAGCCACTTCATGCCCTAGTTACTGCCAACACCATGGAGAATGTGAAGAAAGCTGTGGAGCAG ATAAGAAACATCCTGAAGCAGGGTATTGAGACCCCTGAGGACCAGAATGATCTACGGAAGATGCAGCTTCGGGAGTTGGCTCGCTTGAATGGGACCCTTCGGGAAGATGATAATAG AATCTTAAGACCCTGGCAGAGCTCAGAGACACGCAGCATTACCAACACCACAGTGTGTACCAAGTGTGGAGGGGCTGGACACATTGCTTCGGATTGCAAATTCCAAAG GCCTGGTGACCCCCAGTCAGCTCAGGATAAAGCACGGATGGATAAAGAATATTTGTCCCTCATGGCCGAACTGGGCGAAGCGCCCGTGCCAGCATCCGTGGGTTCCTCCTCTGGGCCCGCCACCACGCCCCTGGCCAGTGCACCTCGGCCTGCTGCTCCTGCCAACAACCCACCGCCTCCG TCTCTCATGTCCACCACCCAGAGCCGCCCACCCTGGATGAATTCCGGTCCTTCAGAAAGTCGGCCCTACCATGGCATGCACGGAGGTGGTCCTGGTGGGCCTGGAGGTGGCCCCCACAGCTTCCCACACCCGTTACCCAGCCTGACAGGTGGGCACGGTGGACATCCCATGCAGCACAACCCTAACGGACCCCCACCCCCTTGGATGCAGCCGCCTCCACCACCGATGAACCAGGGCCCCCACCCACCTGGGCATCATGGCCCTCCTCCAATGG ATCAGTACCTGGGAAGTACGCCTGTGGGCTCTGGGGTCTATCGCCTGCATCAAGGAAAAG GTATGATGCCGCCGCCGCCTATGGGCATgatgccgccgccgccgccgcctcccagtgggcagcccccgccccctccctctggtcctcttcccccatggcagcagcagcagcagcagcctccgcCACCCCCTCCGCCCAGCAGCAGTATGGCTTCCAGTACCCCCTTGCCATGGCAGCAAA GATCCCTCCCCGCAGCGGCGATGGCCCGAGCCATGAGAGTGAGGACTTTCCGCGCCCATTGGTGA